In a genomic window of Gossypium arboreum isolate Shixiya-1 chromosome 7, ASM2569848v2, whole genome shotgun sequence:
- the LOC108470710 gene encoding uncharacterized protein LOC108470710, with product MGGVTSSMAAKFAFFPPNPPSYKLVKDEATGISVLDPFPHRENVDVLRIPTRRGNEIVVVYVRNPMATSTLLYSHGNAADIGQMYELFIELSIHLRVNLMGYDYSGYGQSSGKPSEQNTYADIEAAYKCLEESYGAKQENIILYGQSVGSGPTVDLASRLPRLRAVVLHSPILSGLRVMYPVKRTYWFDIYKNIDKISMVKSPVLIIHGTNDDVVNCSHGKQLWELCQEKYEPLWVKGGNHCDLELYPEYIRHVKKFISTVEKTPSRRNGSRRSTDGIEQLRQSTDHYEPPRRSMDQRDKPRRSTDTREKPRKSTDTREKPRKSTDRPPRLKFHEYTKFNSIDKLEKLKVSLDHMERMERSRRSVEYHDKSSRSNDQQLEKGRKSVDWLDRIRAD from the exons ATGGGTGGGGTGACGTCATCAATGGCTGCAAAGTTTGCGTTTTTCCCACCCAACCCACCTTCATACAAGCTGGTTAAAGACGAAGCAACCGGGATTTCAGTTTTAGACCCTTTCCCTCACCGTGAAAACGTCGACGTATTGCGTATCCCGACTCGCCGTGGTAACGAAATCGTTGTCGTTTACGTTAGGAACCCCATGGCTACCTCCACTCTGCTTTATTCACATGGGAACGCCGCTGATATTGGTCAAATGTATGAGCTTTTCATCGAACTCAGCATCCATTTAAGAGTCAATCTCATGGG GTATGATTACTCTGGCTATGGACAATCATCGGGAAAG CCTAGTGAGCAGAATACGTATGCCGACATCGAAGCTGCATACAAGTGTCTTGAAGAGAGCTATGGTGCCAAGCAAGAAAACATCATCCTTTACGGTCAATCTGTAGGAAGTGGTCCTACCGTAGATCTCGCTTCTCGTTTACCTCGACTAAGAGCTGTTGTTCTGCACAGTCCTATACTATCGGGTTTAAGAGTCATGTATCCTGTAAAACGCACATATTGGTTCGACATCTACAAG AATATTGACAAAATCTCGATGGTTAAGTCTCCTGTGCTGATAATTCAT GGAACTAATGACGATGTGGTCAACTGCTCTCACGGGAAGCAACTGTGGGAACTTTGCCAAGAAAAGTATGAACCATTATGGGTCAAAGGAGGTAACCACTGTGATTTGGAACTCTACCCTGAGTACATTAGGCATGTTAAGAAATTTATATCCACAGTCGAAAAAACACCTTCACGAAGAAACGGTTCTCGAAGAAGCACAGATGGTATCGAACAACTGAGGCAAAGCACCGACCATTATGAGCCACCAAGGAGGAGTATGGATCAAAGGGACAAACCACGAAGAAGCACCGATACCAGGGAGAAACCAAGGAAAAGCACTGATACCAGGGAGAAACCGAGGAAAAGCACTGATAGACCCCCAAGACTGAAGTTTCACGAGTATACGAAATTTAACAGCATTGACAAGCTTGAAAAGCTTAAAGTATCATTAGATCATATGGAAAGAATGGAGAGATCACGGAGAAGTGTCGAATACCATGATAAATCGAGTAGAAGCAACGATCAACAGCTCGAAAAAGGAAGGAAAAGTGTTGATTGGTTAGATAGAATCCGAGCAGATTAG